TCGCTTGTTGCCCTGAACTTgctgcttttctttcttccttcttgtATCTAATCCCACACGCATTGCACAACGACtgcaatttaaatttatcacaaCCCATCAGCTTTAATTCATGGACagaacaaaatttgaagaaaaaaatgatagaaatttaaattacctTAGGGCCGCTAGGTCCGTTACGCCAGAGAGGGGTAGTGGTAGTGTCACAATTAGCACAGTGACGAGCGAACATTTGGTCACCATTATTGGCATTAGATTTATCACTGCCAATATTAGCGCTGCTGCGGCGGGTGGTTTTGGAGGAATGAGGATGTTTGGTACGAGGTAAATCCCAAGTAAAATTAGAAGCAGAGTGTTGTTCTTCACGGCGTTTCTCGTCGTACTCAGTCATACGAGTAGAGGGCGTTCCGAGAGAGAGTGTACAATCAACTGGAGAGGAAGATTCGAAAGAGTAATGTTCGGTTTCGTAGTAATTATTGTAGGAGG
This DNA window, taken from Cucumis sativus cultivar 9930 chromosome 6, Cucumber_9930_V3, whole genome shotgun sequence, encodes the following:
- the LOC101220447 gene encoding GATA transcription factor 18, whose protein sequence is MMQRCGSYQCYSAGECSCNGFYGQQGTYFSMPSYNNYYETEHYSFESSSPVDCTLSLGTPSTRMTEYDEKRREEQHSASNFTWDLPRTKHPHSSKTTRRSSANIGSDKSNANNGDQMFARHCANCDTTTTPLWRNGPSGPKSLCNACGIRYKKEERKAASSGQQASSWLQHHSHSQKAPRFSHGIANELNPSVAFLTWSLNDTEQPQLYYDFTS